The Parafrankia discariae genome window below encodes:
- a CDS encoding NUDIX domain-containing protein — protein MITMTTLRDITLSLGATAVAAFAADELSGGRLVRSLRRPTGSTVPCTRHGWLYSVDSLGSLGGEQIRIRALRPATATEATASVHSAAVGHGGWFALDSDGTTIYDVDDPAVLARAGRSWTERVDVVYVTTPGAGHRLHALARTLTEQARTAITTRRHTTTDYAARLRTTARGPILRDALASNTATEADVRLTADVVALAQRDGVWHVLLIRRAHAPYAGMWALPGGHVEVGERISAAAVRELAEETGVHLTEIDLDYLGIYDTPGRDPRGDYITSAHLAVLGYTPPPTHGDDAAAAQWTPAAQALSEGLAFDHEQILRDALTQADAKRDDSDPWEEFVDSNPVSGVDALLDEADALVQGELADDTEPHDTAAAADTTAL, from the coding sequence ATGATCACCATGACGACGCTGCGGGACATCACCCTCAGCCTCGGCGCCACGGCGGTCGCCGCGTTCGCCGCCGACGAGCTCTCCGGCGGCCGGCTCGTCCGGTCCCTGCGCCGGCCCACCGGGTCCACCGTGCCCTGCACCCGCCACGGCTGGCTCTACAGCGTCGACAGCCTGGGCAGCCTGGGCGGCGAGCAGATCCGGATCCGGGCACTGCGCCCGGCCACCGCGACGGAGGCGACCGCCAGCGTGCACTCGGCGGCGGTCGGGCACGGCGGCTGGTTCGCGCTCGACAGCGACGGCACCACGATCTACGACGTCGATGACCCGGCCGTCCTCGCCCGCGCCGGCCGGTCCTGGACCGAGCGCGTCGACGTCGTCTACGTCACCACCCCCGGCGCCGGCCACCGACTCCACGCCCTCGCCCGCACCCTGACCGAGCAGGCCCGCACCGCCATCACCACCCGCCGCCACACCACCACCGACTACGCGGCCCGCCTCCGCACGACGGCACGCGGGCCGATCCTGCGCGACGCCCTCGCCAGCAACACCGCGACGGAGGCGGACGTGCGGCTGACCGCCGACGTCGTCGCCCTGGCCCAGCGCGACGGGGTGTGGCACGTGCTGCTCATCCGCCGCGCCCACGCCCCGTACGCCGGGATGTGGGCGCTGCCCGGGGGACACGTCGAGGTCGGTGAGCGCATCTCCGCCGCGGCCGTCCGGGAGCTGGCGGAGGAGACCGGCGTCCACCTGACCGAGATCGACCTCGACTACCTCGGGATCTACGACACCCCGGGCCGTGACCCCCGCGGCGACTACATCACCAGCGCCCACCTGGCCGTCCTGGGCTACACCCCGCCCCCGACCCACGGCGACGACGCGGCCGCCGCCCAGTGGACCCCCGCCGCGCAGGCCCTGAGCGAGGGCCTGGCGTTCGACCACGAGCAGATCCTGCGCGACGCCCTCACCCAGGCCGACGCCAAGCGGGACGACAGCGACCCCTGGGAGGAGTTCGTCGACTCCAACCCGGTCAGCGGCGTGGACGCGCTGCTGGACGAGGCCGACGCGCTCGTGCAGGGCGAGCTCGCCGACGACACCGAGCCGCACGACACGGCGGCCGCGGCGGACACCACCGCGCTCTGA
- a CDS encoding HNH endonuclease, giving the protein MSAPRDQFAEVDQSVLAVAEEPAVSGSQAFSVFFERRRAARQLVLDVLVARDGQRCQGCGYLPPDPGRLEIDHVLPRALGGTDTVENFQLLCRRCNRRKGHLRPDQWHAALARDSVAVMAALRVTMAAAAAVRPRIPSVEHAVLAAVVARVTAAMRLWDDVYVADIAVAAGVVDAAGEPDTKETGRRLRALRDRGLVVYEPSSIRGRPSRLGLHTAGTAMSGGGDL; this is encoded by the coding sequence GTGAGCGCGCCGCGTGACCAGTTCGCTGAGGTTGACCAGTCGGTGCTGGCGGTCGCCGAGGAACCCGCAGTGAGCGGTTCGCAGGCTTTCTCCGTCTTCTTCGAGCGGCGCCGTGCGGCCCGTCAGCTGGTGCTCGACGTGCTGGTGGCCCGCGACGGGCAGCGCTGCCAGGGGTGCGGGTACCTGCCGCCGGATCCGGGACGGCTGGAGATCGATCATGTGCTGCCACGGGCGTTGGGTGGCACGGACACGGTCGAGAACTTCCAGTTGCTGTGCCGCCGCTGTAACCGGCGCAAGGGTCACCTGCGCCCGGATCAGTGGCATGCGGCGCTCGCCCGGGACTCGGTGGCCGTGATGGCGGCTCTGCGCGTCACGATGGCGGCCGCGGCCGCGGTCCGTCCGCGTATCCCGTCGGTGGAGCACGCGGTGCTCGCCGCGGTGGTGGCGCGGGTGACCGCCGCGATGCGGCTGTGGGACGACGTCTACGTGGCTGACATCGCCGTGGCCGCCGGGGTCGTCGACGCCGCGGGCGAGCCGGATACGAAGGAGACCGGCCGGCGGCTGCGTGCTCTGCGCGACCGGGGCCTGGTGGTCTATGAGCCGTCGTCGATCCGAGGCCGACCATCCCGGCTTGGCCTGCACACCGCCGGTACGGCGATGTCGGGTGGTGGGGATCTGTGA
- a CDS encoding DUF6197 family protein gives MTTSTPTPAAALTDAQATTVLTLALHAPAGVTAPAAAAALGRGEAWIYRHLDAGIEAGTVTRLGPDRHAGAGRYQATRITVTASTLLAGALLALTERGWTAADYEDETGRVDLIGALRLATGTHPYELPDNPMTLVALYDAEDTLAAGLGADPTQVDSGTVLLLWQSVDVDATTVTTLVLTALGLPR, from the coding sequence GTGACCACGAGCACCCCCACGCCGGCGGCCGCGCTGACCGACGCCCAGGCCACCACCGTCCTGACCCTGGCTCTGCACGCCCCGGCCGGGGTGACCGCGCCGGCGGCCGCGGCCGCGCTGGGCCGCGGCGAGGCCTGGATCTACCGGCACCTCGACGCCGGGATCGAGGCGGGCACCGTCACCCGCCTCGGACCGGACCGGCACGCCGGTGCCGGCCGCTACCAGGCCACCCGGATCACCGTCACGGCCTCCACGCTGCTCGCCGGCGCTCTGCTCGCCCTCACCGAACGCGGCTGGACCGCCGCGGACTACGAGGACGAGACCGGCCGGGTCGACCTGATCGGCGCGCTGCGCCTGGCCACCGGCACCCACCCCTACGAACTCCCTGACAACCCGATGACGCTGGTGGCGCTCTACGACGCCGAGGACACCCTCGCCGCCGGCCTGGGCGCCGACCCCACCCAGGTCGACTCCGGCACCGTGCTGCTCCTGTGGCAGAGCGTCGACGTCGACGCCACCACCGTCACCACGCTCGTCCTCACCGCGCTGGGACTGCCCCGATGA
- a CDS encoding helix-turn-helix domain-containing protein, producing the protein MSRPRWEDAVYAQMSTPTGKAVVLRLARHMKWGESRPGRDGEPGNARLAAEVGVSERQVQRCLDEARIRGLIEMTRRHNNRRSGHPQAAYAARMPSVPALPMPVDAPPASPSRPDTDVRSSAPAPALHDRTSVSGREADDRTPMSGSTHKNLRELLPPDPPLTQAAIMVGVPSSSGSPIYDQTIGADDEIDAVLGTLADTLPVSTADRAVLAGALRIALATPGWEPVTLADHLLAELPAVIRTRGLMNHRLSPTVLPDSPAVCPCTACRRHVRQTEAEIRRQAAAAERARHRATAATDDTAARNQQITSSLGPALHGRILTAADQAEYAARLATTAPNAPRPTPLAMRPGRARGLAAEVYATHAHDLARIRAYAEALPPGPAESAQDDTTTPTPTGHAPTRLRRAEGA; encoded by the coding sequence GTGAGCCGTCCGCGGTGGGAGGACGCCGTGTACGCGCAGATGTCGACGCCGACCGGGAAGGCGGTCGTGTTGCGGCTGGCCCGCCACATGAAGTGGGGCGAGAGCCGGCCGGGCCGGGACGGGGAGCCGGGGAACGCCCGGCTCGCGGCCGAGGTCGGGGTCAGCGAACGGCAGGTCCAGCGCTGCCTCGATGAGGCACGCATCCGGGGTCTGATCGAGATGACCCGCCGCCACAACAACCGCCGCAGTGGGCACCCCCAGGCCGCCTACGCGGCCCGGATGCCGTCGGTGCCGGCGCTGCCAATGCCAGTCGACGCACCCCCCGCCAGCCCCTCACGACCGGACACTGATGTCCGGTCGTCAGCCCCCGCTCCCGCCCTCCACGACCGGACATCGGTGTCCGGTCGTGAGGCTGACGACCGGACACCGATGTCCGGTTCTACTCATAAGAACCTCAGAGAACTACTACCGCCGGACCCGCCGCTCACCCAGGCCGCGATCATGGTCGGTGTTCCGAGTAGTAGTGGATCTCCCATCTATGATCAAACAATCGGGGCGGATGACGAGATCGACGCGGTGCTCGGCACCCTCGCCGACACGCTGCCGGTCAGCACCGCCGACCGGGCCGTGCTCGCCGGCGCTCTGCGCATCGCGCTCGCCACACCCGGGTGGGAACCCGTCACCCTCGCCGACCATCTGCTCGCCGAGCTACCCGCCGTCATCCGCACCCGCGGCCTGATGAACCACCGACTCAGCCCGACCGTCCTGCCCGACAGCCCGGCGGTGTGCCCGTGCACCGCGTGCCGCCGCCATGTCCGCCAGACCGAAGCGGAGATCCGCCGCCAGGCCGCCGCCGCCGAACGAGCCCGCCACCGCGCCACAGCCGCCACCGACGACACCGCCGCCCGCAACCAGCAGATCACCAGCTCGCTCGGGCCCGCCCTCCACGGCCGGATCCTCACCGCCGCTGACCAGGCCGAGTACGCCGCGCGCCTGGCCACCACCGCCCCGAACGCACCCCGACCCACGCCCCTCGCGATGCGCCCCGGCCGGGCCCGCGGCCTGGCCGCCGAGGTCTACGCCACCCACGCCCACGACCTTGCCCGGATCCGCGCCTACGCCGAGGCGCTGCCGCCGGGACCGGCTGAGAGCGCCCAGGACGACACCACCACCCCAACCCCCACCGGCCACGCTCCGACGCGGCTACGTCGCGCTGAGGGGGCATAG